The Musa acuminata AAA Group cultivar baxijiao chromosome BXJ2-2, Cavendish_Baxijiao_AAA, whole genome shotgun sequence genome has a segment encoding these proteins:
- the LOC103973747 gene encoding protein PIN-LIKES 7-like encodes MGFWSLFLVASEPNLQFLLIGTLGAYLASSYSNVLLAGARRDMNKVVFAVFTPSLMFASLAKTVTFEQIISWWFMPVNIGITFLVGGILGWIVVKILRPPKHLEGLVIASTSAGNLGNLLLIIIPAICEENGNPFGDKNICSSRGLSYVSFSMALGGFYIWTIAYGLMKNAGKVYHGSQLGSNLVKEDGGGVSTGQESMLSVSVQPVEEVGQNQIEVPLLHDKGVKLWEKLNGILHNIVEELMAPPTVAAIIGFAVGAIPWLKSLFIGASAPLRVVQGSIKLLGDGTVPCITLILGGNLTQGFHKSRIKRKVILAIVCVRYMILPAFGIGVVKAAYELGFVPYDPLYRYVLMIQFTVPPAMNIATMAQLFDVGQDECSVIFLWTYVIATVALTVWSTIFMWILS; translated from the exons ATGGGGTTTTGGTCACTGTTCCTGGTGGCATCCGAGCCAAACCTGCAGTTCCTGCTCATAGGCACTCTTGGGGCTTATCTTGCGTCtagctacagcaatgtactccttGCCGGTGCTCGCCGAGACATGAACAAG GTTGTGTTCGCGGTCTTCACCCCATCTCTAATGTTTGCTAGTCTAGCAAAGACCGTCACGTTTGAGCAAATCATATCTTG GTGGTTTATGCCTGTTAATATCGGGATTACGTTCCTCGTCGGTGGAATCCTGGGATGGATAGTAGTGAAGATCTTAAGGCCACCAAAGCATCTCGAGGGCCTTGTGATAGCTTCGACTTCTGCGG GTAACCTCGGCAATCTGCTGCTGATAATTATCCCGGCGATCTGCGAAGAGAATGGCAACCCCTTCGGAGACAAAAATATTTGCAGCTCTCGTGgactctcctatgtttctttctcCATGGCG cttgggggATTCTACATTTGGACAATAGCCTACGGTCTCATGAAGAACGCTGGTAAAGTATATCATGGGAGCCAATTAGGGAGCAATCTTGTCAAGGAAGATGGTGGTGGAGTCTCTACAGGTCAGGAGAGTATGCTTTCAGTATCAGTGCAACCAGTGGAAGAAGTTGGACAAAACCAAATT GAAGTTCCACTGCTACATGATAAGGGAGTGAAGTTATGGGAGAAACTGAACGGAATTCTCCACAATATTGTCGAGGAGTTGATGGCTCCACCAACTGTTGCAGCC ATTATAGGATTCGCGGTTGGTGCAATTCCATGGCTGAAGTCGCTATTCATAGGAGCAAGTGCACCTCTCAGGGTTGTTCAAGGCTCCATCAAACTATTAGG TGATGGCACAGTACCCTGCATTACTCTCATTCTCGGTGGAAACTTGACGCAGG GATTTCACAAGTCGCGCATCAAGCGTAAGGTGATCTTAGCAATCGTTTGCGTTCGGTACATGATCCTTCCTGCGTTCGGGATCGGCGTGGTGAAAGCAGCATATGAATTAGGGTTCGTGCCATACGATCCACTTTACCGATACGTGCTAATGATACAATTTACTGTTCCACCTGCCATGAATATAG CTACCATGGCTCAGTTGTTTGATGTTGGCCAAGACGAGTGCTCTGTCATCTTCCTGTGGACTTATGTGATCGCCACCGTCGCACTCACCGTTTGGTCAACAATCTTCATGTGGATCTTATCTTAG